In one Cytophagia bacterium CHB2 genomic region, the following are encoded:
- a CDS encoding helix-turn-helix transcriptional regulator — protein MNRTKRVLLASMVNLYEDIRTKKHYNKFEIGGLLFAEYTCPIETKSLGIWTHTDYLVHVVSGKKTWHTANGSWQAETGQTLFFKKGAALVEQFFDAEFCLLLFFIPDDFVRDIVKEFAGELSRSSLPVHPQESAIRVNPDAALSIYFQSMLAYFSGVEKPSETLLKLKLKELIVSILVSRSNPALSSYFRSFASSDAPVLSEIMEANFRYNLSLENFAELCHRSLSSFKRDFVKHYQESPGKWLQKKRLEHAAMLLRSGDLSISQIVFESGFKDLSHFCRAFKDKFGVSPTRFRAKSVAESEPVKQ, from the coding sequence ATGAATCGAACAAAACGTGTTCTTCTGGCCTCTATGGTAAATCTCTACGAAGATATTCGCACGAAAAAACATTACAACAAATTTGAAATCGGAGGCCTGCTCTTTGCCGAGTACACTTGTCCGATAGAAACCAAATCTCTCGGCATCTGGACACACACCGATTATCTCGTGCACGTGGTCAGCGGCAAAAAGACCTGGCATACCGCAAATGGAAGTTGGCAGGCTGAAACCGGACAAACGTTGTTTTTTAAAAAGGGCGCGGCCCTCGTCGAGCAGTTTTTTGATGCGGAGTTCTGTTTGCTCTTGTTTTTTATTCCGGATGATTTCGTCCGGGACATCGTTAAGGAATTTGCTGGAGAGTTGAGCCGCAGTTCCCTTCCCGTCCACCCGCAAGAATCCGCCATTCGCGTCAACCCTGACGCGGCCCTGTCCATCTATTTTCAATCCATGCTGGCATACTTTTCCGGAGTTGAAAAGCCCTCAGAGACCTTGCTCAAGCTAAAGCTGAAGGAGTTGATCGTCAGCATTTTGGTCAGCCGGAGCAACCCTGCCCTGTCCTCCTATTTCAGGTCTTTCGCGAGCAGTGATGCGCCCGTCCTCAGTGAAATCATGGAAGCAAACTTTCGTTATAATCTTTCGCTGGAGAATTTTGCGGAATTGTGCCATCGCAGCCTCTCCTCCTTCAAACGTGATTTCGTCAAACACTATCAAGAATCACCGGGAAAGTGGTTGCAGAAGAAGCGGCTGGAACACGCAGCCATGTTGCTGCGCAGCGGAGATCTGAGCATTTCGCAAATTGTATTTGAGAGCGGTTTCAAAGATTTGTCTCATTTTTGCCGGGCATTTAAGGATAAATTTGGCGTGTCACCCACCCGGTTTCGCGCTAAATCCGTGGCAGAGAGTGAACCGGTCAAGCAATAG
- a CDS encoding acyl-CoA dehydrogenase family protein encodes MATPTSSNWMDLVHELGKEFERRAAEHDRDDTFVKENYAALKEHRFFAAMIPEELGGGGVSHADMCEILRVLAQYCGSTALALSMHQHLLAANICFFKQ; translated from the coding sequence ATGGCAACACCAACAAGCAGCAACTGGATGGACCTGGTTCACGAACTGGGCAAGGAATTTGAGAGAAGAGCCGCAGAGCACGATCGCGACGATACGTTTGTCAAAGAAAATTACGCCGCATTGAAAGAGCATCGCTTTTTCGCCGCAATGATTCCGGAAGAGCTGGGCGGCGGCGGCGTTTCGCACGCGGACATGTGCGAGATTCTCAGGGTATTGGCGCAATACTGCGGTTCCACTGCGCTCGCGCTTTCTATGCACCAGCATTTACTGGCCGCGAATATATGTTTTTTCAAGCAG